The Bubalus kerabau isolate K-KA32 ecotype Philippines breed swamp buffalo chromosome 8, PCC_UOA_SB_1v2, whole genome shotgun sequence genomic sequence GGTGTTCCTTCAATCTTGAATCAGCTTCTCAAAGCTGGGAGTTCCCAGCTACAAGTCATCATTTTAGACACGTACAACTCATTCTATTAAATCGTCTCTTCTGTAAGCAGGAACTGCCTTTTTATCTGATGGAAATGTAGCATGCCATTAGAATGAAGTGTTCTGTTGTTTTATGTCATCCAATTAACGTATACTATCTAACCATCAGAAAATTTAAGTCAGCTAACTAGGTTCCATGTAATTATCTGTAGACTCTGCCCGTATGTGCCATAGTGTGTATGAGTTGCTGGATGCCTGATGTCAAAACAGTTCAAGGAAGCATTCCAGTATATTTTAGAAACTGGCTGTTGGAAAGTTGTGCTTCCACTCCCAGGTAGTCATTTGAATGAAACATATAACTTTTATACTTGTTTCTTCTCCATCTAGATATATTGTTGTCACTGAACACTGGCCCTTTGGAAAGCCCTAGAGAAGCTCAGCCATCAATATGTCCAAGTACAAACTGATTATGTTAAGACATGGAGAGGGTGCCTGGAATAAAGAGAACCGCTTTTGTAGCTGGGTGGATCAGAAACTCAACAGTGATGGACTGCAGGAAGCGCGGAACTGTGGGAAGCAACTCAAAGCACTAAACTTTGAGTTTGATCTCGTGTTCACATCCATCCTGAACCGGTCTATCCACACAGCCTGGCTGATCCTGGAAGAGCTGGGGCAGGAGTGGGTTCCTGTGGAGAGCTCCTGGCGTCTCAACGAGCGTCACTATGGAGCCTTGATCAGTCTCAACAGGGAGCAGATGGCGTTGAATCATGGTGAGGAGCAGGTGAGGCTGTGGAGAAGGAGCTACAACGTGACCCCTCCTCCCATCGAGGAGTCCCATCCTTACTACCATGAAATCTACAACGACCGGAAATATAAAGTGTGTGATGTGCCTTTGGATCAGCTGCCACGATCCGAGAGCTTAAAGGATGTTCTGGAGAGACTCCTTCCCTATTGGAATGAGAGGATTGCTCCTGAAGTTTTGCGTGGTAAAACCGTTCTGATATCTGCTCATGGAAATAGCTGCCGGGCACTCCTGAAATATCTGGAAGGTACCATCTTCATGCTATTACTAACCAGGTCTTAGTCTAGAAAGAACATGGTTTCTAAACGAATAATGCACAGTTTACATTATAGACTTTCCTTCCCTATCACCTTCTGTCACTTTAGCCATTTAAGGATTGTTTTGTTCTATCAGAAATCCTGGGTATTTTATGTTTGTATTATTTGCTCTAACCTCAGGAAGCCTCAGAATCACCTGAAGGGAGGGAGCATTTGGACCACCCCTGGTTTCTGGCCCCACTCTTGGAGCCTGTAGGCCCGGGGTGTGGCTCCATAATTTGCTTTTCCAAAGAATTTTCAGGTGATGCTGATACTGCTGCTTGGGCTTCTCCAAGTGCTTGAGAAGCACTGATTTAAAAGATTATGTGTCTTTTGTAGTAACCAGGTaagaggaggctggggagggaagaggttTCTGTAGAAATGGTATGCAAggtacttttttttgttgttggttgtCTAGTGTTTCACGATAAGTAAAATTATATAGATTTTAGTCTTGCTCATGTTCTTCCAGCTTTAAACAACCATTGCTGTATTTTCAGACGTAGTTTTCCTGGATAATTGTTTTGTTCCAGTCTTCTCTTTCCAGACCAGATTTAGTCATCGACTGGGAGAAAgttcaggagaaggaaaagaaaatgatggcTTATTAGAGATAATCAGTAGCTTTAATTTTAATTCCTTGATGTTGTGTTGTAGAAAGTACTTTTGTTACCTATCTCTTAAGTAACATGAACTCTTCGGAGGACTCGAGCTCACCAGTTTGGGGCACCGTGATTGCACTGTAACATCTTCAGgggttttctctctcctttctcccttcacTCAACAATCCCAttgttcagtcgagtccgactcttttttcgaccccatggactgcagcactccaggcttccctgtctttcaccgtctcctggagcttgctcaaactcacgtccatcgagttggtgatgccatccaaccatcttgtcctctgtcgtccccttctcctcctgccttcaatttttcccagcatcagggtcttttctaatgagttagctttcacataaggtgaccaaagaattggagcttcagcatcaatccttccaggactgatttcctttaggattggctggtttgatctccttgcagtccaagggactctcaagagtcttctccaacaccacagttcaaaagcatcagttctttggtgctcgaccttctgtatggtccaactctcacatccatacatgactactgaacaaaccatagctttgactatatgaacctttgttggcaatgtctctgctttttaatacactatctaggtttgtcatagcttttcttccaaggaacaagcatcttttaatttcatggctgcagtcaccatctgcagtgattttggagcccaagaaaataaagtctgtcactgtttccattgtttccccatgtatttgccatgaagtgatgggaccagataccatgatcttagttgtttgaatgttgagttttaagccagctttttcactctcctctttcactgtcatcaagaggccctttagttcgtctttgctttctgccgtaagggtggtatcatctgcatatctgaggttattaatatttctccctgcgttcttgattccagcttgtgcttcatgcagcccagcatttttttcatgatgtgctctgcgtgtaagttaaataagcagggtgacaatatacagccttgatgcgcTCGTTTCCCAAATAATCCTGATGGTTGTGTGTTTTGTGTGATGGGCTCTGTCTGGTGTTTTCCTGTCTCTTGTCACTGTCAGCAGTTAGCTCACTGGCATTAGAATGTATTTCTCCAACATTCTCTTTtcattctgctttgcttttctattcaaggctgtgaaaaatgaaaaggttGACATTGcacatgaaataaatgaaaataggtTATTGTTAACAAAATGAAGTGATCTTTATGAGATTTTAATGTAAACCTTTAgcatgtgtttttttcccctctaatttTTATAACATGGCCAAGAGCCAAGTCATAACTCGTATACCTGACATCCATTCCTTGTGCAGAGATCTGAAATCTATAGACTTTATTAGCTGTTAAAAACTTTATTGGCCAGGCATGGTGCTTGATCTGTttatgtgtgggtatgtgtgtgtatcttattTACTCAACTGTATAAAGAGTTTTATTCTTCCTTGTTCAGAATAGTCAGATATTtgattaaatatgtatatataacttcaTCATTACTGGGTTTATTATAGTACTTTATTGTTTGAAGAAGAGTTGAGGCGCCtttcagaaaaacaacaaaccaaAATTCAGAATTTCAAAGTTTCTTCCAGAATATATATTCTCTTCTCCCCagacttatttcttttttccagagaTGGAATTTAGATCTTTCTGTGGGCAGATTCCCTTCGTTCAAGAAACTGCCATCATCTCCTTATggatcctcttctcttccccatcTCAGCTTGGAAATCCTCCTTTTAAAGACAATTTCCTGCTGTCTGGTACTACTTACTCTTTGCCTGTCTTAATGTTTAGAGTGCTTAAATTATTCTACAGCCCCAACAGTAGCTTACTCTAATACCCCCTTCTATTAGTGCATTGGTAATTTAACCAtttgttattattcttttttgaaaaatataggaAGGCTTCATAAATGGTGGTTAGGAGGATTGCCATCTTGGTGGGGTTGGAGAGAGAATTACTTGTCAAGGGCAAAGTAACACACAGAAGAGCTGACTGTATTTGAGGGAGGTTTTGAAATCACTAATAATTTATTGAAAACAACCAAATGATACAGCTTTTTGAGAAAACAATCTGGCAGTTCCTTTATGGTGAAACAGTGATCCAACAGTTCTACCCCTAGATACATTCctgtattcatttcctagggTGACTGTAACAAAGGGCTGGTAACTGGGTGGCTTAGAAAAACAGATAATAATTGTCTCACAGTCCTGGGAGCTGAAAGTCCTAAATCAAGTATTGGCAGGGTCCTGCTCCCCCTAATGGCTGTAGGAGAGAATCTTGTCTTGCCTCTTGCATTTTCTGGTGTTTGCCAGAAATCCGTAACATTCCTGGTTTGTAGATGCATCAGTGCAACCCTCCATCTTCACTTGGGGTTCTACCTGTGTGTCTCTGCATCTTGTCCAAATTTTCCTGTTTATAAGGATACCCAAAATATTGGACTGGAGCCTAACccagtgacctcattttaacATGATTACCTCTATAAAAACTCATTTCTAAGTgagatcacattctgaggtgctggAGGTTACCTTCAACATATGTTTTTGGGGGAAATACAGTTAAGTGCATAACAatacctaagagaaatgaaaacatatgtccaaacaaaaacttgtacacaaactttcaaagcagcattattcataaaagacaaaatgtagaagcaacccaaatgcccatcagtgGGTGACTGGACAGATGACATATGTAGTATGTCCATACaattaaatattattcagcattaaagAATAACTAGTGAACATGCTATAATGTGGATGAGCTTCAATAACATTATTACATGAAAGACCGCAATCACAAAGGATCACATATTGTAGGATTGTACTGGTATAAAATCTCCAGGATAAGCAAATCTATATAGACATAAAGTAGATTGTTTGTCTCCTGGGACTGAGTTGGAGGGGAAAAGGGTGGAGTGAAGAGTGACTGCTTATACATgcagggtttctttttggggtatTGAAAATATTCTAAACCTGATTGTGGTGATGTTTGCACAACTCTGAATATGCTAAAAGCCATTGTATACATTCCATGGGTCAGTTGTATGGGTCAGTTGTATGTGAATTACTAAAGCTACAAAATAATCAATGAGATTTAAAAATGAGAGGATTTGATATAGCCCTGAAAAGCAGTAGTTAGGGGCAAATACATGGAAGTGACAGGTAACAAAGGAGAAGTGCATGGATGTGGagtatagaataaataaaaaaattaaaacacggCTTTGACCATTGGGGCAGAAATGGATTTATAGGCAttactgaggcttccctggtgtctcagatggtaaagaatccacctgcaatgcaagagacctgggttcaatccctgggttgggaagattccctggagaagggaatggcaacccattccagtattcttacctgcagaatccccatggacagaggagcctggtgggcgacagtccatggggtcacaaagagtccagacacgactgagtgagaaatTAGTGGGCATTTGTTCTTAGGCTTCAGTTAACTTTTCTTGTGAAGGTCTTTCTTCCTTTAATATGGATTGTATGGAACTAACTTACctttcagtggaaacagtgtcagactttattttttggggctccaaaatcactgcagatggtgactacagccatgaaattaaaagatgcttgctccttggaaggaaagttatgaccaacctagatagcatattgaaaagcagagacattactttgccaacaaaggtccgtctagtcaaggctatggtttttcctgtggtcatgtatggatgtgagagttgaactgtgaagaaagctgagcactgaagaattgatgcctttgaactgtggtgttggagaagactgttgagagtcccttggactgcaaggagatccaaccagtccattctagaggagatcagccctgggatttctttggaaggaatgatgctaaagctgaaactccagtactttggccaccccatgcgaagagttgactcattggaaaagactcttatgctgggagggattgggggcaggtggagaagggaatgacagaggatgagatggctggatggcatcaccaactcaatggatgtgagtttgagtgaactctgggagatggtgatggacagggaggcctggcgtgctgcgattcatggggtcacaaagagttggacacgactgagctactgaattgaactgaacttacctTTCAGAGATTAATGAAGTAGGAGCAACTTTAAATTTTAACTCCTATCCCTATCACTGTAAACAGGCtgtataaaaaatgttttcatttgggGAATAACTGATTTAAAACAGCAGTGTTCATGCTCAAAGAGGTCAGTTATACAAAGAATTGAAGGTATGTGTAGAGAACGGTATAAGGCTGGCAGGTGTCTgcaggagaagagaagggaggtATATGGAAGGGAGATAGGGAAGGTAGAAATGGTAGGGTTGGTAACCAGGAAGTATGGCAGgcattcagggggaaaaaattgGCAGAAAAACCAGAATATACCATTAGGCACAAGCCAATAGCTGGGGAAGCAAAAGAGTGAAGATTGCAGTTTGTCCataggaagtctttttttttgttaatttaattatttattttaattggagtctaattactttacattgttatggtggtttttgccatacattgacatgaatcagagGAAGTCTTAAGAATGGTTTGTGATCTTGGCTCCCTGATCTTTGGGAGGAGAACAACTTTGTTCCCTTTTGGTCTATAGTACCCCCTGGTGGTACTGTTGTTAAGATTCATCAAGGTTCTTTGCTGTTGCTAAGATTCCCTGTAGTAACTTCCATGCCTAACATGGAAGAAAATGACTTCATGTGCTGGAAATAGACTGGACTAGATTTTAGGATCACATCATAAATTATTTGTTATCTCTTGTTTTAGGAATCCTCTAAATGCTAATTCCCTCTACTAAAATTTCtcttatagtgtatatatatttttttcttgttacagTGTATATTGAAAAATAAGATCCAAGTATTCTATGCCACAGCTCCAAGAATTAAGCATAAGTCACTTTTTAAAGATCAGAAGAAAGTGTTTATTTCTTCCATGTCATTTCTGATAATTTAGTGAGATCATagccctttaaaaaatttattgtagATGTGTATGCTCACTGGAATAGGAATACCAACATTAGTTATTTTATATGTCATTAACCTTCATGAGTTCATGTATGAAGGCTACATGTGTCgtgttagtcgcttcagtcatgtccaactctttgtggccccatggactatagttttccaggctcctctgtccatggaattctccaggcaagaatactggagtgggtagacattgttttctccaagggttcttcccaacccagagatctaaccagggtctcctgctttgctaGTGGATCTTCTTGGAAGGTAAGGAAACCTAATTTTCATGTGGTACTTGATAAATtctcaatctaaaaaaaaaaaacattctattgaatttggaaaatatcttgattctgggaaagatagaaggcaggagaaggggatgacagaggacaaggtggtttgatggcatcaccaactcagtggacatgagtttgagcaagctcccggaggtGGTgcaggacggggaagcctggcgtgctgcagcctgtggggtcacagaggcggacacaactgagctcctGAGCAACAACAAATTGAATTCAGATACTGACTTTCCAAGATTCCAAAAATTAAGTGAATCTCGCTTATTTAAAGGGTTTCCCAAggggcacaatggtaaagaattcgcctgccaatgcaggagatataggagatgagggttcaatctgtgagtcaggaagatcccctagagtagaaaGTGgcaaacccgctccagtattcttgcctggaaaactcaataggcagaggagtctggtggtctacagtccatgggattgcagagactcaggcatgactgagcaagagGCACACACCCCCTTACTTTAAGGGGAAAATACAAGATTTTTCTAATAGAAAAAGATGACTGGCCAATTtatttgtgtttatatgtgtttattgtgttaaaaaaatgtaaaggacttccctggtggtccagtggttaagaatctgcctgccagtggaggggacatgggttcaatccctggcccaggaagattccacatgtggtgggggcaactaagcccatgcaccacaactgctgagcccatgtgcctagagcctgtgctctgcaacaagagaagccaccacaatgagaagtgtGTGCACCAAACCTAGAGAGTAggtcccacttgctgcaactagagaaagccctcacgcaacagtgaagatatttttttgaaaaatcataaaatttgccatcttaattgctcatttattttttctgtgaatTTATATTACTATACATCCCCCTGTTTTTGACTAATGTCTATTACCCTAGTACAGTTATTCACAGCATCTCCTTTCACTTTCTAAAGTGCCCCATcttggatgataaattatatggtcaTCTTATTATAAAGGTTATTCACCTGTATTAAGAATGAATCTTTGAAATGGGTGTGACCCAATTCCATATTCCCTATAAGTACAAAAGTTGCTAaattctttgcattggtcacagAGGTAAAAATGAATGTTGTTGTAGACTGATCTGATTCCTAGTCCTGTTTTCTAGATATGTTTATGTAAAATTCTCCCCTTCAAACAGGATCTTTCAAGGAAGTGGGCAGTTTTCCCCCATACTGTTCTTAAATTGTTTGACACACTTAAAGCATCTTGCCTTCTGTTGGGCAGAGTACGGTAACTGAGAGAATCGATGACAGCATACTGTCTTATAGAAATACCTGATTGTAACTTTGGATTGGAAAGAGGGATAAGCCAGTCACGGAACTAATTGGGAAATTGGTCTGCCCTGAAGTCTCCAAGGGCCTTAAGATCTTTTGACTAACAATATACATGTGTTACTCATCTACTCTAGATTGTACATACCCCGATAATGGAGAAAGTTCCTAAGATGTTATTTTGTTTCTCAAATAtttggtgctaagtcgcttcagtcatgtccaactctgtgtgaccccatagacggaagcccaccaggctcccccattcctgggattctccaggcaagaacactggagtgggttgccatttccttctccaatgcatgaaagtgaaaagtgaaagtgaagtcgctcagttgtgtccgactctgtgtgaccccatggacagcagccctctaggctcctctgtccacaggattctctaggcaagaatactggagtgggttgccatttccttctcctgattcTGTCCTAAAGTCGGTCAAATCCTGCCTGTGGGAAAGAAGGCAGGTGCTGTTGAATTAAAGTAAAACCCAGACAGACCTCACGGCTTAGCCATGACCATGATAAGTGAACAAAGCCCAAACCCAGTTCAGTAAGTCTCCTCttaccacctgctgctgctgctaagtcgcttcagttgtgtccaactctgtacaacctcgtagacggcagcccaccaggctcctctgtccacaggatacTTACCACCTgacctcttttaatttttttcctgaaaagtagCCCTTCCCTTGATCTGTTCTGTTTGGAATACTGTTGTGAGAAGCTGACTTGAGTATCTTTGGCAAGTAAAGTATAAAAAGGTAATTTCATGCAACTAATTGAGTCTTACATTATTATGGTTTTACATTGTGGTCTGTGAATGACACTCCCTGGTACAGCTATatgagatggaccttttttgagtGCATTCTGTGCGCTAAACACAGTTCTGGGCATTTTGCATACATGTTTCTGGTAGGAATTAGAACAAGTGTTTGAACTTACTGGAAAACTGTGGTTtgctattttgttttgctttgtttctatgTCTTACTCTGCTATTTAGTATAGCCAAgtcatgttttttttaatttttaaaatgtatttttggctgtgcggggtctttgctgctacatgggcttttctttagttgtgcgAGAGGGGGCTGCTCcccagttgcagtgtgtgggtttctcattgcgctGCGTCtcctgttgcagaacacaggcccaggggtgcgtgggcttcaggagctgcagcacgtgggctcagttgtGATGCATGGCGTTAGTTtttccactgcatgtgggatcttcccagaccagggattgaacccatgtctcctgcactggcaggtggactctaccactgagccaccagggaagcctgtaagtcatgtttttaaattttcatttgaacAATCAttgattgttttcatttgttttgtttgttttgttttttagatttcacatgtgagatcacatggtatttgtctttctctgcctgatttcacttagcgtaataccctctagatccatccgtattgtcacaaatggcaagccatcttttttattactgagtaatgtgtcattgtgtatatgcaccacatcttgtttatccattaatTTATCAATGAatagttaggttgcttccatttcttgactattataaataatgttccAGTGAACATTGGTTtgcgtgtattttttttttttttgaattagtgtttttgttttctttggataaatacccagaagtgaaattactagagcaacccactccagtgttcttgtctggagaatcccagggacaggggagcctggtgggctgccgtctatggggtcgcacagagtcggatactactgaagtgacttagcagcagcagcagcagcatagtggctctatttttaatgttttgaaaaaCCTGCATATtgctttccataatggctgcaccaatttacagtccTGCCAACAGTGCacagggtccccttttctccatctttgccaGAAGTGGTTATTTGTTGCCTTTCTGATGATAGCCACTCTGAGAGGAATGAagtagtatctcactgtggttctagtttgcatttccctgatgtttAGTACAGCTGAGCGTCTTtttatgtgtctgttggccatctgcatttctccTTTGGGAAacatctattcaggtcctctgcccattttttaatcaggttgccttttttttttttttttttaatgctgaattgTTTGAATTCCTTGTCTACTTTGGATATGAACCCCTTATCGGATGTATCACTTTGCAGGTATCTTTCCCCATTCAGAATGCTGGCCTTTggtttgttgatagtttccttctctgtgcaaAGGCTTTCTGTTTGGTATAGTGACATGGACTGCTTTACTTTGAACTTTATAGTAGTTCTTAATTCCTTCAAAAGAAAGAAGacttaaatatatgaaatactATATAGTAAGAAAACCTCTACATGAAGGActgctttattgatttttaacAGCATAAACAACTACCCATGCTGTACTAAGAAGTCGAGATTACAGCAGGGCCCACCTCTCACCAGCTACTACCACGATGACTCCTAGCCCAGGCTTAGTATCTAATAGCTCCCTGTTCCTTCGCATTCCAGACgggtgtgtgtttctttctctgtggTTGGCAGAGCCACTTCCTGTTTGTTTCCTGAAGGCCCACATTGGAGGAGAAGCGAGGTAGTGAACTGAAGCATTGGATGTAGTCTGCATGTTACCAGCGGAAGTGGATTGTTTAGTCTGGGTTCAAGAAAGGACTAGGCAGTTCCAAGTTTGGAGTAAAAGTGGCATGCAAGATAGGCTTGCCCCACTGAAGAACTGTGGGCAGCTGCACACGTAACAAGGCAAAGAAGTGAAATTAGAGACTTAAGGAGGAAAGGTCAGCTGGGACTTGCTGTGGGGACAGGGACTGACCAATCACCTTTGGCATTTCATGGGATATTTTCAGAAGTAGCAAAGTCAGGCCTCTCTTCTGTGAAGCAAATGCTTATCTAGCGGTATGGTTACGCTTTCTCTTATTGATTTATAgaaactttccttttttaaaattgtaaagtaTTTAACTATAACATTAGATGTAGGATGGATTCTACTCTCTGCCTTATTCTAAATCAGAGGCTGTTATGTTATCATCATGTTACACTACTCAAATAACCAATTTCTAATTCTCCCCTGGCCAGTCTTTTAAGTTGTACATGGATAGCATTcaaacctaaaagaaataaaattaaaagtaggtGGAACATATATGAAATTCAGAATCTTGTGTCAGCTCTTATTTTGGCAATAGAAGAATACAGAACTCGCATCACAAGTCCCCGTCAGTGGGGTTTTAATTGTGACTGATGTGATTGGGAAAAGGAAGCAGGGCACGGCTGGCACCTCACATTTGTATAATTTGATCGGAGTTTTGCCCTCTTTATCTAATTCCCAAAAATATGCATCATGTAATTGGGgtttcccagggcttcccaggtagcgctaatGCTAaaaaacccacttgccaatgcaggagacacaagagacatgggttcgatctctgggtcaggaagatctcctagagggggacatggcaactcacttcagtattcttgcctgggaaatcccatggacagaggagcctggcaggctacagtccacgaggtcacaaagagtcagacacaactgaagcagctgagcacgtACATGCACGTTGTCCTGTATAGATCTGTCTCCCTAAACatcttttctcttgtttcctgatATTCAAAGATTTTGGGCAAACACTTTggagaaaaccaaagaaaatatatagaagaCAAATTTAATTTCAGTTGTTTGCTGTTCGTGCACTAAATACAAATGACTTTTTCTTCAACCTTTTTGAccgtctcttttttttccttaaaaaggtAATAAAGGAATCACAATCTTTAGTGAGAGCTTCAACAGTAAGGGACTAGATTTAATTTGAAAGCTTAGAGAGTTCAGGTTCATTCATTTCGGCCATGTGCCAAGGGTCCATTAAGTCAGGTGCCGTATATTCTTGGTACAAGGATGCAGCACCTGGACTTGGACATGCAAAGTCTGTACTTCTGAGGCACACTGTGAGTCTCCGTTTCGATCTCCTGAAATTTGGCCGGTACTGTACCTCCGACATAGTCCTCTGAGGACTATATGTACAGACTATATGTCTTAGAGTTTTTGTTAACATTCTATTCCTAACAGCCTTTACTTAATTCATATAGTTGTAATATCAGATCATTAAGCTAAAAAAATTTCTGGATTCTAGCAGCCAACACATGATAAAATTCCTTACAGTTGAACAAACATTGCTAAATTCTTGCATAAGGCCCCATTCAAAAGCATGAGCATCACAAGAGTGGCTAAAACATTGTCTTACAATCCTGGTGGGAGAAGTGAGTATTTGCTCAGCCACCGCTGATAGAAGGCAGAGGGGTAGTGCTGTATATCTGTGTGGGGATCTTCATGACTGTCCATGGTTCCTGTTCCTGCTCAGTGGTCAGGGGAATCATTGTAGATACAGTCTTGATTTTTTGAAGTCGGTCCTGTGTGCAGAGAAGTAAGCTGTTTAGATTTCTTCCCATATTGGCTTTGAGTTACTCCTTTGACTTACCATCAAACTTTCATTGTTTCTTAGTTGAAATATCCCAGTCATTAAAATGGATTGCAGTTAACTTTCAGATGCTCCTA encodes the following:
- the BPGM gene encoding bisphosphoglycerate mutase, translating into MSKYKLIMLRHGEGAWNKENRFCSWVDQKLNSDGLQEARNCGKQLKALNFEFDLVFTSILNRSIHTAWLILEELGQEWVPVESSWRLNERHYGALISLNREQMALNHGEEQVRLWRRSYNVTPPPIEESHPYYHEIYNDRKYKVCDVPLDQLPRSESLKDVLERLLPYWNERIAPEVLRGKTVLISAHGNSCRALLKYLEGISDEEIINITLPTGVPILLELDENLHTVGPHQFLGDQEAIQAAIKKVDDQGKVKRADK